One window from the genome of Parasteatoda tepidariorum isolate YZ-2023 chromosome 8, CAS_Ptep_4.0, whole genome shotgun sequence encodes:
- the LOC122269881 gene encoding uncharacterized protein isoform X2 — MEANSSLKRKHDEIQDEPKRKGLFQEGNFPEYCYPIGEDLFVLASTYNKKSAIHIRRFNRYGDSYYPSGYGITLQPEQYNTCFCHGPPTCIFGIADINMALEEIPPANPREKFYVLMNDEGKYLLVDEYTCRSGRVYKHETEISFKQWRELQKCRDSVTFGYINLKYRSVDFLNIFQESTHQQCPVVPKNSDINEAGPVMKDCLKIVLYKHIGLKKGLKPVDRSADFLDQVVCSVHDFNESCLDLHVENIALDFNNELSERRLFRQPLKDFLCEGFLKEIKLDTLLTAAKNDFCK, encoded by the exons ATGGAAGCCAActcttcattaaaaagaaaacacgaTGAAATTCAA gatGAACCAAAGAGGAAAGGTTTGTTCCAGGAGGGAAACTTTCCAGAGTATTGCTATCCAATTGGTGAGGACTTATTCGTTTTGGCCAGCACGTATAACAAGAAATCAGCCATTCATATACGAAGGTTTAACAGATATGGAGACTCATACTATCCTTCAGGATATGGTATAACTCTACAGCCTGAACAGTATAATACTTGCTTCTGTCATGGTCCACCGACATGTATCTTCGGCATTGCAGACATCAACATGGCTTTGGAAGAGATCCCTCCAGCTAATCCccgtgaaaaattttatgtgctgATGAATGACGAGGGAAAGTATCTGCTAGTGGACGAATATACCTGCAGAAGTGGCCGCGTATACAAGCACGAGACGGAAATCAGTTTCAAACAGTGGAGAGAACTACAGAAGTGTCGAGATAGTGTGACATTCggctatattaatttaaaatacaggtCCGTGGactttttgaacatttttcaagAATCCACCCATCAACAGTGTCCAGTGGTGCCAAAGAATTCAGACATCAACGAAGCGGGTCCTGTTATGAAAGATTGCCTGAAAATTGTGTTGTATAAACATATTGGACTGAAGAAAGGTCTGAAGCCAGTAGACAGATCTGCTGACTTTCTAGACCAGGTTGTGTGCAGTGTTCACGATTTCAATGAATCTTGTTTGGACTTACATGTGGAGAATATTGCTCTGGATTTTAATAATGAACTAAGTGAACGAAGGTTGTTTAGACAACCCCTTAAAGACTTTTTGTGTGaaggttttttaaaagaaatcaaattagaTACTTTATTAACTGCtgctaaaaatgatttttgcaaataa